Proteins from a single region of Humidesulfovibrio mexicanus:
- the queD gene encoding 6-carboxytetrahydropterin synthase QueD has product MAGKWRLTIDEGFCASHQLRNYNGKCEHLHGHNFGVSVEVEGSELDPAVEILVDFGELKRLAREAVDALDHAHLNDLPAFAERNPSSENIARHLYQGIREKLAALAPQARLVSVSVSEKGTSRATYLED; this is encoded by the coding sequence ATGGCCGGAAAATGGCGGCTCACCATCGACGAAGGCTTCTGCGCATCGCACCAGTTGCGCAACTACAACGGCAAGTGCGAGCACCTGCACGGGCACAACTTCGGCGTCAGCGTGGAGGTGGAGGGCAGCGAGCTGGACCCGGCCGTGGAGATCCTGGTGGACTTCGGCGAGCTCAAGCGGCTTGCCCGCGAGGCCGTGGACGCCCTGGACCACGCGCATCTGAACGACCTGCCCGCCTTTGCCGAGCGCAACCCGTCCAGCGAGAACATCGCCCGGCACCTGTACCAGGGCATCAGGGAGAAGCTGGCGGCCCTGGCTCCGCAGGCCCGGCTCGTGAGCGTCAGCGTGTCGGAAAAAGGCACCTCCCGCGCCACCTACCTGGAGGATTGA
- the msrB gene encoding peptide-methionine (R)-S-oxide reductase MsrB, with translation MAVDPFPAATFAGGCFWCLEADLRHVPGVFAAMPGYTGGQTPNPGYEEVCQGHTGHYEAVQFRFDPGLVDYRALVDWFWRRIDPCNAHGQFCDHGPQYLPAIFFHDAAQRRDARDSMAALTALGLLPGPNVTALLPAGPFHPAEAFHQEYSRKEPRRYQQYRLGCGRDATLERLWGPEAADPLLGYVPRLPKGAPPDDVLRARLSPLAYRVTREQGTEPPFDNAYWNEHRDGLYVDPVSGAPLFSSRDKFDSGTGWPSFARPLMPGNLVTRRDTSLLSPRTEVLAWHSGSHLGHVFPDGPRELGGMRYCMNSVSLRFIPLAELEQEGYGRYAGLFSPR, from the coding sequence ATGGCCGTCGATCCCTTTCCCGCCGCCACCTTTGCGGGCGGCTGCTTCTGGTGCCTGGAGGCCGACCTCCGGCATGTGCCGGGCGTGTTCGCGGCCATGCCCGGCTACACGGGCGGTCAGACCCCGAACCCCGGCTACGAGGAGGTCTGCCAGGGCCATACGGGCCACTATGAAGCCGTGCAGTTCCGCTTCGATCCGGGCCTTGTGGACTACCGGGCGCTGGTGGACTGGTTCTGGCGGCGCATCGACCCCTGCAACGCCCACGGCCAGTTCTGCGACCATGGCCCGCAATACCTCCCGGCCATCTTCTTCCACGATGCGGCCCAGCGGCGCGACGCGCGCGACTCCATGGCCGCCCTGACCGCCCTGGGCCTGCTGCCTGGTCCCAACGTCACCGCATTGTTGCCCGCCGGACCGTTCCACCCGGCCGAGGCGTTTCATCAGGAGTACAGCCGCAAAGAGCCGCGCCGCTACCAGCAGTACCGCCTGGGCTGCGGCCGCGATGCCACCCTGGAGCGGCTGTGGGGGCCGGAAGCTGCGGACCCGCTCTTGGGCTACGTTCCGCGCCTGCCCAAGGGCGCGCCCCCGGACGATGTGCTGCGCGCCCGGCTCTCGCCCCTGGCCTATCGCGTGACGCGGGAGCAGGGCACGGAGCCGCCCTTTGACAACGCCTACTGGAATGAGCACCGGGACGGCCTCTATGTGGATCCGGTGAGCGGCGCGCCGCTGTTCTCAAGCCGGGACAAGTTCGACTCCGGCACGGGCTGGCCCAGCTTCGCCAGGCCCCTCATGCCCGGCAACCTCGTCACCCGCCGGGACACGAGCCTGCTGTCCCCGCGTACCGAGGTGCTGGCCTGGCATTCGGGCAGCCACCTTGGGCACGTGTTCCCGGACGGCCCCCGTGAGCTGGGCGGAATGCGCTATTGCATGAATTCCGTCAGCCTGCGTTTCATTCCCCTGGCGGAGCTGGAGCAGGAGGGCTACGGCCGCTACGCCGGGCTCTTCTCCCCCCGGTAG
- a CDS encoding sugar phosphate isomerase/epimerase family protein: MDSHPQPARQSARQSASVADAAQPPPAMSAAGRAAPLPLLSTGSLFHLPLPHIARIARAAGFQGLDLVMGSPKIGPGPDLDAAHALCPVHVIHAPFRNWSAWGGHMDAWRAAVALAGRLRCEANGRAVHVTLHPPAGTLRDAIQTRWFARAVGLPRLLDAEPGVDLSLENLPWAAGALFGRDNLAALVEQCREKQLGLTLDCCHLGVSGRDILADLERIPAGLVRHVHCSDAAGYMEHLPPGAGELPVGPFLARLGSLCAGHAPTVSLELDPAHLPEDEDGQTRSLDALRRGVEAALSGRPPEAWAGRSGGREAGTALAALG; encoded by the coding sequence ATGGACAGCCATCCCCAGCCAGCGCGCCAGTCAGCGCGTCAGTCGGCATCGGTCGCCGACGCCGCACAGCCCCCGCCCGCCATGTCGGCGGCCGGACGCGCCGCGCCCCTGCCCTTGCTGTCCACGGGCTCGCTGTTCCATCTGCCCCTGCCGCACATCGCCCGCATCGCGCGGGCAGCGGGCTTCCAAGGGCTCGATCTGGTCATGGGCTCGCCGAAAATCGGCCCCGGCCCGGACCTGGACGCCGCCCACGCCCTGTGCCCGGTGCATGTGATCCACGCGCCCTTCCGCAACTGGAGCGCCTGGGGCGGGCACATGGACGCCTGGCGCGCCGCCGTGGCCCTGGCAGGGAGGCTGCGCTGCGAGGCCAACGGCCGCGCCGTGCACGTGACCCTGCACCCGCCCGCGGGCACCCTGCGCGACGCCATCCAGACCCGTTGGTTCGCCAGGGCCGTGGGCCTGCCCCGGCTGCTGGACGCGGAGCCCGGCGTGGACCTCTCCCTGGAAAATCTGCCCTGGGCCGCAGGCGCGCTCTTTGGCCGCGACAACCTGGCCGCCCTGGTGGAGCAGTGCCGCGAAAAACAGCTGGGCCTGACCCTGGACTGTTGCCACCTGGGGGTGTCCGGCCGCGACATCCTGGCGGATCTGGAACGCATTCCGGCCGGGCTGGTGCGGCATGTGCACTGCTCGGACGCGGCGGGCTACATGGAGCACCTGCCGCCAGGGGCTGGGGAGCTGCCCGTGGGGCCGTTTTTGGCGCGGCTGGGCAGCCTGTGCGCGGGCCATGCCCCCACCGTGAGCCTGGAGCTGGACCCTGCGCATCTGCCTGAGGACGAGGACGGCCAGACGCGCAGCCTGGACGCCCTGCGCAGGGGCGTGGAGGCGGCCCTGTCCGGGCGGCCTCCGGAGGCCTGGGCGGGCCGCTCCGGGGGGCGCGAGGCCGGGACTGCCCTGGCCGCTCTGGGCTGA
- a CDS encoding cobyric acid synthase, translated as MRQSLLGGDTGASGLLGTIASPVHAADRYAHGGNVWKLAERAGVRPEELIDFSASLNPLGPPPWLPEAVSDALAQVRHYPDPEASDLTLAACELYKVWPTQAVAGSGASELLPEICRLAARQGLSRAIIPVPAYVDQDRCCRQAGLAVETLPCTAQKGFAPDMEGLAARLETPALVLLTSPGNPTGVCIPARHVRDLARAFPKCLFVVDESFADFVPGIDDEAAGGAGRLVRQRPDNVIVLVSLTKFYAVPGLRLGLCFASPDNAQALRRRLPPWNVGTLAQKVGARCLRDLEYRQRSIRETAALREALAAELREIPGLRVFPSQANFLLCRLDRVGMSAAPLFERLLSEGLAIRLCANFEGLDDSSFRIAVRPKEENARLVEALARFSGVAKAPAAIVRRKIPALMVQGTCSNAGKSVLAAGLCRILLEDGFDVAPFKAQNMSNNSAVTPDGREIGRAQATQAQACRLTPDARMNPVLLKPTGETGSQVLLHGHAVGVMNVREYHAFKPKAWEAVTSAYDSLSAEHQVMVLEGAGSPAEVNLKDQDIVNMKMALHAQAKVLLVGDIDRGGVFAALSGTFDILDEAERALVAGHVLNKFRGDASILGPALDFLYRRTGRPVLGVVPWLPELSGGALPEEDSLGVRNVVGDNSGKHADALDVAVVVPARIANFNDLDPLAAEPDVRLRLVQDPRELGAPDLVILPGSKNTIDDMRALRGAGLAAALRALPPTASVVGICAGLQMLGLGVADPHGLESSQREAEGFGLLPLRTELKPGKTLTRVGLVHAASGCAVRGYEIHHGDTVLDADIASLAVGQAAEPLLADASGRALAFGLAEARPEAFGLPRVWGTYVHGVFDDDGFRRYVLDGVRARKGLAPLGAPQTRFGLEPALERLADALRQHLDMARVYQIMGLQKPGGLLS; from the coding sequence ATGCGACAGAGTCTGCTTGGCGGAGACACGGGAGCGTCCGGACTGCTGGGAACCATCGCTTCCCCGGTCCACGCGGCCGACCGCTACGCCCACGGCGGCAACGTCTGGAAGCTGGCCGAGCGCGCGGGCGTGCGGCCCGAAGAGCTCATCGACTTCTCGGCCAGCCTGAACCCCCTTGGCCCGCCCCCCTGGCTGCCAGAGGCCGTGTCCGACGCGCTGGCCCAGGTGCGCCACTACCCGGACCCCGAGGCGAGCGACCTGACCCTGGCCGCCTGCGAGCTGTACAAGGTCTGGCCCACCCAGGCCGTTGCGGGCAGCGGCGCCTCGGAGCTGTTGCCCGAGATCTGCCGCCTGGCCGCGCGCCAAGGCCTCTCGCGGGCCATCATCCCCGTGCCCGCCTACGTGGACCAGGACCGCTGCTGCCGCCAGGCGGGCCTTGCCGTGGAAACCCTGCCCTGCACCGCGCAAAAGGGCTTCGCCCCGGATATGGAGGGGCTCGCCGCCCGGCTGGAAACGCCCGCATTGGTGCTCCTGACCAGTCCCGGCAACCCCACGGGCGTGTGCATACCGGCCCGCCACGTGCGCGACCTGGCCCGCGCCTTCCCTAAATGCCTGTTCGTGGTGGACGAGAGCTTCGCCGACTTCGTGCCCGGCATCGACGACGAGGCCGCGGGCGGGGCGGGCAGGCTGGTGCGCCAGCGGCCGGACAACGTCATCGTCCTGGTGTCGCTCACCAAGTTCTACGCCGTGCCCGGCCTGCGCCTGGGGCTCTGCTTCGCCTCGCCAGACAACGCCCAGGCCCTGCGCAGGCGGCTGCCGCCCTGGAACGTGGGCACCCTGGCGCAAAAGGTGGGCGCGCGCTGCCTGCGCGACCTGGAATACCGCCAACGCAGCATCCGCGAGACAGCGGCCCTGCGCGAGGCCCTTGCGGCGGAACTGCGCGAGATCCCCGGCCTACGCGTGTTCCCCTCCCAGGCCAACTTCCTGCTCTGCCGTCTGGACCGCGTGGGAATGAGCGCGGCCCCGCTCTTCGAGCGCCTGCTTTCCGAGGGGCTGGCCATCCGCCTGTGCGCCAACTTCGAGGGCCTGGACGACAGCTCCTTCCGCATCGCGGTGCGCCCCAAGGAGGAAAACGCCCGGCTGGTGGAGGCCCTGGCCCGCTTCTCCGGCGTGGCCAAGGCCCCGGCCGCCATCGTGCGGCGCAAGATTCCGGCCCTCATGGTTCAGGGCACCTGCTCCAATGCGGGCAAAAGCGTGCTGGCCGCCGGGCTCTGCCGCATCCTGCTGGAGGACGGCTTCGACGTGGCCCCGTTCAAGGCCCAGAATATGTCCAACAATTCCGCCGTCACGCCGGACGGCCGCGAGATCGGCCGCGCCCAGGCCACCCAGGCCCAGGCCTGCCGCCTGACCCCGGACGCCCGCATGAACCCGGTGCTGCTCAAGCCCACGGGCGAAACCGGATCGCAGGTGCTGCTGCACGGCCACGCCGTGGGCGTGATGAACGTGCGCGAGTACCACGCCTTCAAGCCCAAGGCCTGGGAGGCCGTGACCAGCGCCTACGACAGTCTCAGCGCCGAGCATCAGGTCATGGTGCTGGAGGGCGCGGGCAGCCCGGCGGAGGTGAATCTCAAGGACCAGGACATCGTGAACATGAAGATGGCCCTGCACGCCCAGGCCAAGGTGCTGCTGGTGGGCGACATCGACCGGGGCGGGGTGTTCGCCGCGCTCTCCGGCACCTTCGACATCCTGGACGAGGCCGAGCGCGCCCTGGTGGCCGGGCATGTGCTGAACAAATTCCGGGGCGACGCAAGCATCCTCGGCCCGGCCCTGGACTTTTTGTACCGCCGCACCGGGCGGCCCGTGCTGGGCGTCGTCCCCTGGCTGCCGGAGCTCTCCGGCGGGGCCCTGCCCGAGGAGGACTCCCTGGGCGTCCGCAACGTTGTTGGAGACAACTCCGGCAAACATGCGGATGCGTTGGACGTAGCCGTTGTGGTTCCCGCGCGCATCGCCAACTTCAACGACCTGGACCCCCTGGCGGCCGAGCCGGATGTGCGCCTGCGCCTGGTGCAGGATCCCCGCGAGCTGGGCGCGCCGGACCTGGTCATCCTGCCCGGCAGCAAGAACACCATCGACGACATGCGGGCTCTGCGCGGCGCGGGCCTGGCCGCGGCCCTGCGCGCCCTGCCGCCCACGGCCAGCGTTGTGGGCATCTGCGCGGGACTGCAAATGCTCGGCCTGGGCGTGGCCGATCCCCATGGCCTGGAGTCCAGCCAGCGCGAGGCCGAAGGCTTCGGCCTGCTGCCCCTGCGCACGGAGCTCAAGCCCGGCAAGACCCTCACCCGCGTCGGCCTCGTGCACGCGGCCTCTGGCTGCGCGGTGCGCGGCTACGAGATCCACCACGGCGACACGGTGTTGGACGCCGACATCGCCAGCCTGGCGGTTGGCCAGGCCGCAGAACCGCTGCTCGCGGACGCGTCTGGCCGGGCCCTGGCCTTCGGCCTCGCCGAGGCCCGGCCAGAGGCCTTCGGCCTGCCGCGCGTCTGGGGCACCTATGTACACGGGGTGTTCGACGACGACGGCTTCCGCCGCTACGTGCTGGACGGAGTGCGTGCGCGCAAGGGTCTTGCGCCCCTGGGCGCACCGCAGACGCGCTTCGGCCTGGAGCCCGCCCTGGAGCGCCTGGCCGACGCCCTGCGCCAGCACCTGGACATGGCGCGGGTGTATCAAATCATGGGCCTGCAGAAGCCCGGCGGCCTGCTGAGCTAG
- a CDS encoding MFS transporter yields the protein MPSPRPPLFTFRFLALCLLMLLAYCNISVFYNLYPYMEQLGVPQAWRGTIISASSVATIAGFLLITPRIGVHSAPWVILAGIGLLVACGVGYLHVTGVPGLFALRIMNGAGIALVTASATTLLVAHIAPERSGQAFGVYSIAALLPYSIVPFVFDHLPVPLSSPAEGYAAMSLALAPAALLALALARGRCGRDAGPERAGAATMLKSLRTPQTALLLLMNIVYYLNFSSLFFLSKTLFAARGLGGVGVFFSIQTMVMLAIRVLGSRLFDEIQKPLLVLWCYGLTALGFGMLGATRGEGMAVATALVLGLGMGVGPPSMNALMFALSERRVQAVNSNLMVMALQAGNFLGPILGGAAVGLLGHDGFLGVGGLSCLVGMWLALLFLRRGWTGGAGREGKGLLDGGPGRKKDPANTPGALQGREKRTI from the coding sequence ATGCCCAGCCCCCGCCCCCCGCTGTTCACCTTCCGTTTTCTGGCCCTGTGCCTGCTCATGCTCTTGGCCTATTGCAACATATCGGTCTTCTACAACCTGTACCCATACATGGAGCAGCTTGGCGTGCCCCAGGCCTGGCGAGGAACCATCATCTCCGCCTCGTCCGTGGCCACCATAGCGGGCTTTCTGCTCATCACGCCGCGTATCGGCGTGCACAGCGCGCCCTGGGTCATTCTCGCGGGCATAGGGCTGCTTGTGGCCTGTGGGGTGGGCTATCTGCACGTGACGGGCGTTCCCGGTTTGTTCGCCTTGCGCATCATGAACGGCGCGGGCATCGCCCTGGTGACGGCCTCGGCCACCACGCTGCTGGTGGCGCACATCGCCCCGGAGCGCAGCGGCCAGGCCTTTGGCGTATACTCCATCGCCGCATTGCTGCCGTATTCCATCGTGCCCTTCGTGTTCGACCACCTGCCCGTGCCGCTCTCCTCCCCGGCGGAAGGCTACGCGGCCATGTCTCTTGCCCTTGCGCCCGCCGCCTTGCTGGCCCTTGCCCTGGCGCGCGGCCGCTGCGGGCGTGACGCCGGGCCGGAGCGCGCCGGGGCCGCCACGATGCTCAAGAGCCTGCGCACCCCGCAAACCGCGTTGCTGCTGCTCATGAACATCGTCTACTACCTCAATTTCTCTTCCTTGTTCTTCTTGTCCAAGACGCTGTTCGCGGCCCGGGGCCTGGGCGGCGTGGGCGTGTTCTTCAGCATCCAGACCATGGTGATGCTGGCCATCCGCGTGCTGGGCTCGCGCCTGTTCGACGAAATCCAGAAGCCGTTGCTGGTCCTGTGGTGCTATGGGCTCACCGCGCTGGGCTTCGGCATGTTGGGGGCCACGCGGGGCGAGGGCATGGCCGTGGCCACGGCGCTGGTGCTGGGGCTGGGCATGGGGGTGGGGCCGCCGTCCATGAACGCGTTGATGTTCGCGCTTTCCGAGCGCCGGGTGCAGGCGGTGAACTCCAACCTCATGGTCATGGCCCTGCAGGCGGGCAATTTCCTGGGCCCGATTCTGGGCGGCGCGGCCGTTGGGCTGCTTGGGCATGACGGTTTTTTGGGCGTGGGCGGCCTGAGTTGCCTGGTCGGCATGTGGCTGGCGCTGCTGTTTTTGCGCCGGGGCTGGACCGGCGGGGCCGGGCGCGAAGGGAAGGGGCTGCTGGACGGCGGGCCGGGGCGAAAAAAAGACCCGGCGAACACGCCGGGCGCTCTGCAAGGCCGGGAAAAGCGTACGATTTGA
- the acs gene encoding acetate--CoA ligase produces MSEENTIETMQHEGRTFDPPKGVQQNAYVASMADYEALYARADQDPEGFWAERSRELLHWDKPFTKVLEADMTTPCIKWFGDGKLNVSANCLDRHLTDGRRNKAAIIWQGEPEDDVKVFTYQMLYTEVCRCANLLRKLGVGRGDRVALYLPMIPELAIAMLACTRIGATHSIVFAGFSAVSLQNRIDDCQAKVLLTADAVLRGGRAIPLKGNVDEALKTCPSVEQCVVVKRAGIDIRMVEGRDIWWHEAMAAEDISGECPYEKMDAEDPLFILYTSGSTGKPKGVVHTTGGYLTYAAHTTQWVFDVKDDDVYMCTADVGWITGHSYIVYGPLALGATSIMFEGVPSFPKPDRFWKIVEKFKVNIFYTAPTAIRALMREGTDWPKKHDLTSLRILGSVGEPINPEAWMWYYENVGGKRTPIVDTWWQTETGGIMISALPGATPLKPGSATRPLPGVAAAIVRADGSDAGPDEGGHLVVKKPWPGMLRGVFGDPERYRKTYFDRFPGMYEAGDGARVDKDGYFWIMGRLDDVINVSGHRLGTAEIESALVAHPSVAEAAVVGMPHHIKGQGIYAYVTLKSGIEESDGLRKELVGHVRKEIGPIATPEVIQFTDGLPKTRSGKIMRRILRKIAEGQIEDFGDTSTLADPTVITSLVEGKKDLLGQ; encoded by the coding sequence ATGAGCGAAGAAAACACCATCGAGACCATGCAGCACGAGGGCCGCACCTTCGACCCGCCCAAGGGCGTGCAGCAGAACGCCTACGTCGCGTCCATGGCCGACTACGAGGCGCTGTACGCGCGCGCCGACCAGGACCCCGAAGGATTCTGGGCGGAACGCTCCCGCGAGCTCCTGCACTGGGACAAGCCCTTCACCAAGGTGCTTGAGGCGGACATGACCACGCCCTGCATCAAGTGGTTCGGCGACGGCAAGCTGAACGTCTCGGCCAACTGCCTGGACCGCCACCTCACCGACGGCCGCCGCAACAAGGCCGCCATCATCTGGCAGGGCGAGCCCGAGGACGACGTGAAGGTCTTCACCTATCAGATGCTGTACACCGAGGTGTGCCGCTGCGCCAACCTGCTGCGCAAGCTGGGCGTGGGCCGCGGCGACCGCGTGGCCCTGTACCTGCCCATGATCCCGGAACTGGCCATCGCCATGCTGGCCTGCACGCGCATCGGCGCCACGCACTCCATCGTCTTCGCGGGATTTTCCGCCGTCAGCCTGCAAAACCGCATCGACGACTGCCAGGCCAAGGTGCTTTTGACCGCCGACGCCGTGCTGCGCGGCGGCCGCGCCATTCCCCTCAAGGGCAACGTGGACGAGGCCCTCAAGACCTGCCCCAGCGTGGAGCAGTGCGTGGTGGTCAAGCGCGCGGGCATTGATATCCGCATGGTCGAAGGCCGCGACATCTGGTGGCACGAGGCCATGGCCGCCGAGGACATCAGCGGCGAGTGCCCCTACGAGAAGATGGACGCCGAGGACCCGCTGTTCATCCTCTACACCTCCGGCTCCACGGGCAAGCCCAAGGGCGTGGTCCACACCACAGGCGGCTACCTCACCTACGCGGCCCACACCACCCAGTGGGTGTTCGATGTCAAGGACGACGATGTCTACATGTGCACCGCCGACGTGGGCTGGATCACCGGGCACAGCTACATCGTGTATGGCCCGCTGGCGCTCGGGGCCACCAGCATCATGTTCGAGGGCGTGCCCAGCTTCCCCAAGCCGGACCGTTTCTGGAAGATCGTGGAAAAATTCAAGGTCAACATCTTCTACACCGCGCCCACGGCCATCCGCGCGCTCATGCGCGAGGGAACCGACTGGCCGAAAAAGCACGACCTCACGAGCCTGCGCATCCTGGGCAGCGTGGGCGAGCCCATCAACCCCGAGGCCTGGATGTGGTATTATGAGAACGTGGGCGGCAAACGCACGCCCATCGTGGACACCTGGTGGCAGACCGAGACCGGCGGCATCATGATCTCCGCCCTGCCGGGCGCGACGCCGCTCAAGCCGGGCAGCGCCACCCGCCCCCTGCCGGGCGTGGCCGCGGCCATCGTCCGGGCCGACGGCTCCGACGCCGGACCCGACGAAGGCGGGCACCTGGTCGTCAAGAAGCCGTGGCCGGGAATGCTGCGCGGCGTGTTCGGCGACCCCGAACGCTACCGCAAGACCTACTTCGACCGCTTCCCCGGCATGTACGAGGCCGGGGACGGCGCCAGGGTGGACAAGGACGGCTACTTTTGGATAATGGGACGCCTGGATGACGTCATCAACGTCTCCGGCCACCGCCTGGGCACGGCGGAGATTGAATCCGCCCTGGTGGCGCATCCGAGCGTGGCCGAGGCCGCCGTGGTGGGAATGCCGCACCACATCAAGGGCCAGGGCATTTATGCCTACGTCACCTTGAAGAGCGGCATCGAGGAGTCCGACGGCCTGCGCAAGGAGCTTGTGGGCCACGTGCGCAAGGAGATCGGCCCCATCGCCACGCCGGAGGTCATCCAGTTCACGGACGGGCTGCCCAAGACCCGCTCCGGCAAAATCATGCGCCGCATCCTGCGCAAGATCGCCGAAGGGCAGATCGAGGATTTCGGCGACACCTCCACGCTGGCGGATCCCACCGTGATCACCAGCCTGGTGGAAGGAAAGAAGGACCTCCTGGGTCAGTAG
- a CDS encoding FlxA-like family protein has product MRITGINDGVQAEGADGLTISALSKKTKTSVLTEQRGGVAEADTVDISEQGRALAALAATGEDGAQATDETAAVTQGEESADASGSGDASGQGGALSLSASAREAQAAVSAYDGNETANSTYEKILKEIQKLQEQIKEVQNDSSLTEEQKRVRVQELQQQLLSLQNQLVKAKAMSAGDPLTYMGGTRAEGASFQMTSHMLPTDTGGGDAK; this is encoded by the coding sequence ATGCGCATCACTGGCATCAATGATGGCGTCCAGGCGGAGGGAGCGGACGGCCTGACCATTTCGGCCTTGAGCAAGAAAACGAAAACCTCCGTCCTCACCGAGCAGCGCGGCGGCGTGGCCGAGGCCGACACCGTGGATATCTCCGAGCAGGGGCGCGCCCTGGCCGCCCTGGCAGCGACCGGAGAAGACGGCGCGCAGGCCACGGACGAGACCGCCGCGGTCACGCAGGGAGAAGAATCCGCCGACGCTTCCGGGTCCGGCGACGCCTCAGGCCAGGGCGGGGCGCTCAGCCTAAGCGCTTCGGCGCGCGAGGCCCAAGCCGCTGTCAGCGCCTATGACGGCAACGAGACGGCCAACAGCACATACGAGAAAATCCTCAAGGAAATCCAAAAGCTTCAGGAACAGATCAAGGAGGTGCAGAACGACTCCAGCCTGACCGAGGAGCAGAAGCGGGTCAGAGTGCAGGAGCTGCAACAGCAACTGCTGTCCCTGCAAAACCAGCTGGTGAAGGCCAAGGCCATGAGCGCAGGAGACCCGCTGACCTACATGGGCGGCACGCGGGCGGAAGGGGCGTCCTTCCAGATGACATCGCACATGCTCCCCACCGATACGGGCGGGGGCGACGCCAAATAA
- the ilvD gene encoding dihydroxy-acid dehydratase: MTARSAKMTGGLEKAPHRSLLAALGMTREEMRRPLIGVANSANEIIPGHIHLDKIVQAVKDGVRMAGGTPMEFPTIGVCDGLAMNHEGMHFSLPSRELIADSIEIMASGHPFDALVLVPNCDKVVPGMLMAALRLNIPTIVVSGGPMLAGEVRGKRVDLINVFEAVGRVKLGKMDESELAELEECACPGCGSCAGMFTANSMNCLSETIGLALPGNGTIPAIDAARIRLAKRAGMQVMELLKRNIRPRDIVTEKSVKNAVRLDMALGCSTNTVLHLPAIFREAGLDLTLAIFDELSRSTPNLCRLSPAGPDYIQDLNAAGGIPAVMAELSKAGLIETGALTCTGKTVGENLAELKAAVRNHEVVRPIDAPYAKQGGIAVLTGNLAPLGAVVKQSAVAPEMMKRTAKARPFDSEEAAVAAILAGEIKPGDAVVIRYEGPKGGPGMREMLTPTSSIMGMGLGESVALITDGRFSGGSRGAAIGHVSPEAASGGLIGLVQDGDAIEIDIPGRTLNLLVDEDTLAQRKASHRPKRKSVKSPFLKRYVKHVTSAAQGAVLE; this comes from the coding sequence ATGACCGCCCGCAGCGCCAAGATGACCGGGGGCCTGGAAAAGGCGCCCCACCGTTCGCTTCTGGCCGCCCTGGGCATGACGCGCGAGGAGATGCGCCGTCCGCTCATCGGCGTCGCCAACTCGGCCAACGAGATCATCCCCGGCCACATCCACCTGGACAAGATCGTCCAGGCCGTGAAGGACGGGGTGCGCATGGCCGGCGGCACGCCCATGGAGTTTCCGACCATCGGCGTGTGCGACGGCCTGGCCATGAACCACGAGGGGATGCACTTCTCGCTGCCCAGCCGCGAACTCATCGCCGACTCCATCGAGATCATGGCTTCCGGCCACCCCTTCGACGCCCTGGTGCTGGTGCCCAACTGCGACAAGGTGGTGCCCGGAATGCTCATGGCCGCGCTGCGGCTCAACATCCCCACCATCGTGGTCTCCGGCGGGCCGATGCTCGCGGGCGAGGTGCGCGGCAAGCGCGTGGACCTCATCAACGTGTTCGAGGCCGTGGGCCGCGTGAAGCTGGGCAAGATGGACGAGAGCGAGCTGGCCGAGCTGGAGGAGTGCGCCTGTCCGGGCTGCGGCTCCTGCGCGGGCATGTTCACCGCCAACTCCATGAACTGCCTCTCCGAGACCATCGGCCTGGCCCTGCCCGGCAACGGCACCATTCCGGCCATCGACGCCGCGCGCATCCGCCTGGCCAAGCGCGCCGGAATGCAGGTGATGGAGCTTTTGAAGCGCAACATCCGCCCGCGCGACATCGTGACCGAAAAAAGCGTCAAAAACGCCGTGCGCCTGGACATGGCGCTGGGCTGCTCCACCAACACCGTGCTGCACCTGCCCGCCATCTTCCGCGAGGCCGGGCTCGACCTCACCCTGGCCATCTTCGACGAGCTGAGCCGCAGCACCCCGAACCTCTGCCGCCTGTCCCCCGCAGGACCGGACTACATCCAGGACCTCAACGCCGCGGGCGGCATCCCCGCCGTCATGGCCGAACTCTCCAAGGCCGGGCTCATCGAGACCGGGGCGCTTACCTGCACGGGCAAGACCGTGGGCGAGAACCTCGCCGAGCTCAAGGCCGCCGTGCGCAACCACGAGGTGGTGCGCCCCATCGACGCGCCCTACGCCAAGCAGGGCGGCATCGCCGTGCTGACCGGCAACCTGGCCCCGCTGGGCGCAGTGGTGAAGCAAAGCGCCGTGGCCCCGGAAATGATGAAGCGCACCGCCAAGGCCCGGCCCTTCGACTCCGAGGAGGCCGCAGTGGCCGCCATCCTGGCCGGGGAGATCAAGCCCGGCGACGCCGTGGTCATCCGCTACGAAGGCCCCAAGGGCGGCCCCGGAATGCGCGAGATGCTCACCCCCACCAGCTCCATCATGGGCATGGGCCTGGGCGAATCCGTGGCGCTCATCACCGACGGCCGCTTCTCCGGCGGCTCGCGCGGGGCCGCCATCGGCCACGTCTCGCCCGAGGCTGCGAGCGGCGGGCTCATTGGGCTTGTGCAGGACGGCGATGCCATCGAGATCGACATCCCCGGCCGCACGCTGAACCTGCTGGTGGACGAGGACACCCTGGCCCAGCGCAAGGCGTCGCACCGGCCCAAGCGCAAGAGCGTCAAATCGCCCTTCCTCAAGCGCTACGTCAAACACGTCACCAGCGCCGCCCAGGGCGCAGTGCTGGAATAA